GAATCGACGGGCGCAAAGGGATTGAGAGGCTGCGACTAAGTCCTCATATATATAGAGATCGAGTATCAGTATCGACTCATAGTTACTAGCaggcactgaagtatcagtaccggttcaaccCTTCTTAATCGATGATCGAGCGCAGGAAGGTATGAACTAGCATTGATGCTTCATCAGTGCCAATTCTATCCTAATCGACACTGATGATCCAATTTAAATGACTGTTTCTATTATAGTGAAGCTCAGAAACAACCAACAAAGCGTTGATAAAAGCTGCCCATCCAATGAGTATATGAGACACATTCACATTCCCCCTTCAAAAAAATGGGACACACCCACGCACCGATGCATCTCATGCAGGCGCAAAAGCAAAGAGATATAGACAGAGCCCTTTCTTTCACCACACTGGCCTCTCTATCCTCCCTATATATGATCCCCCCATGCCCCCAAACTTTTCCACACAACACACACACTCGCATAGACACAACAATGCACCTTCACCTTTCCACCCCATAAAGCCTCCCTTGGCACCTCTATCCCACTAAGGAGTAAAAAGAGGAGAGAAAGGAGGCAGGCAAAGCCAAGGCAAGTGCTTGCTAAGTAGCTAGTGTGAGGAGGTTAGCTAGGCTGGGCAGGGCAGCCCTTAAAAGAAGCAGCTCCCTAACACTTATGGCACTGGTCAAGAGCCACCACCAAATGTTGGCCTCTTCCTCCAACTCCTCGTCCTCCCCCTCGGCATCCCACAAGCGGCAGCCgccggcacctccgcctcctccgtccTCGTCCACCTCCTGCCTCGCCGACCAGCCGTCCCCCGCCAAGCGCAAGAGGCGCCCGCCCGGCACACCGGGTATGTACGTACGTATGAAGTACACATGTTTAATGGATCTTGCGTGTATCGGCTAGCACACACTTTGTTAATGTCACCGTACCTGCATGGATCATCGACTACGTACGCGCGCGACGTAAGAACGATGCATGACTAATGAGATGTGCATGTGTATGCAGACCCTGATGCGGAGGTGGTGGCGCTGTCGCCGCGGACGCTGCTGGAGTCGGACCGGTACGTGTGCGAGATCTGCGGGCAGGGGTTCCAGCGGGAGCAGAACCTGCAGATGCACCGGCGGCGGCACAAGGTGCCGTGGCGGTTGGTGAAGCGGGCGCCGCCGGGATCATCAGGGGAGGACGGTGGTTCtactggcggcggcggggccgcCGGGGCGCGGAAGCGGGTGTTCGTGTGCCCGGAGCCGAGCTGCCTCCACCACGACCCGGCGCACGCGCTGGGCGACCTGGTGGGCATCAAGAAGCACTTCCGGCGCAAGCACGGCGGGCGGCGGCAGTGGGTGTGCGCCCGCTGCGCCAAGGGCTACGCCGTGCAGTCCGACTACAAGGCGCACCTCAAGACCTGCGGCACTCGCGGCCACTCCTGCGACTGCGGCCGCGTCTTCTCACGGTACGCACGCAAGTGTTAGAACGTACGATGCACATGGGTACGAACCAATCTATTTTTTAGAGCTGGCGTTCGATCGTTTTCAATTTGTTGCACGCCATAGCCATAGCTTGTGTGTTTAACCACCAATTAAGCCCCAAATGATTTCTTTTGGGTGGGAGACAGGCTTGCATGCATGGAGATAAGACAAAAGCTATGGTGCCGGTTTAGGACACTACTGTGAGTAGCCGACGCCAATTATTTAGGGTTTGATCCGTTGTTTAACAACTAACAGAACACATATATGTGTTTGTACGGACATGGATCGAGTGGGGTTAGTTTGCATTGGTGCATGCATGCTGATGACGATATCTACCCAGCTCCAACTATAGCTAGCTTAGCTGACGATCGAGTGGGTTCCATAGTATCTAAATATCCACTGATAACTAAAGCTTATTTTGCTGCGCTGCGGAaaggggagaaaagaaaaggaacagaTGGAAAAGCAGATCAAGGGTAGCACACAGTACACTGGTATACGATCGTTTCGGTGGCGGGTTGCGGTAGGACCGAAAATTCCAACACGACGGGCGACAGCGATGGCACATCGACCAAAAACTGTCTCGGAGCATTCCTCCCCACAGCACTCTCACTGGAACCCAAAGAATATATATGCATCCATGAATGCATGCTAATTGCTAATTACACAATTATCTTAGTACCATTAGTCATTTCATGCATGGTACTTGTGCAAACAAAAAACAGCGTATTAGTATTAGCAATAGCAAACCTACACacacgtctctctctctctctctatagtGTGTGTGGACTTGTGACCGAGCTCTGACCATCCACAGCAGCTAGTAGCAGTCACAGGCTAGCTGTAGTAGctaggtagagacaatgcaagcTGCTCCATTCCTCGGACCCCGCCGGCCGGCCCCTGATCCACCAAAGTACAAGCTCACCCTCGCCAATCTAGCTAGCTGCAGCCACACACGCACTATCACCACAACATCGACGCCCATGTGCTTGCTCTAAAACAACAGCACTGCcctggcctggcctggcctAGCACTTTAATAATTGGCGGCCACACACTCTTGTCACTGACCAGCACATAGATACACCGGCTGCCGGGCCGGAGATGAATGCATGTCTTCGATCTCGATCTGCCTCGATGGGGACTCCTGTACATGTCTCCATCTCTGACTCTATCCCTCCATCCCTGCTCCAATTAGCTACTCCTACTTAAGCAAGTGGTCCTAATCCCTTGGTTTTCGCTCACTATACTTCATGTATGAGGGACTTATCCACTAGCtagtctattacatatattaaaagacTAAGCATCGGAGTAATTCGAGAGATCAAGTTCTATAGCTATTGTTTATGTGGATCACCTATATGTGgacgtatatgtatatgtatatgtatatgaatatatatatatatatatatatatatatatatatatatatatataattttttggaattccagaaaaatagcgaaagaaataatagttatattgataaatcggctgaaataatctaatatgcataggaaaatatctaaaactcaaaaaaatatgaaataaatttagttaggttcgtattactgtcatctatatgttaaaattatgtgcatacatgAAAGTACCACTGTTTTTCCTATATTAAATGagtgtgttaaatattgataaatttataaataaatattaagatgtccaaaaatagtgaatgtaatttttttagtcttcttttattatGCTCTGTGAAACAAAAATGGGTGTGACGTGGGTGCGCCAATCTGCCTAGTAATAATAATGCTGCATATATATATGGTGCACATAGCGTGTATCGTAGTTGTCGGTCCCCTGAACTGAAgtgatgcttgcttgcttcgAGTCGTGGCCAATTGATTACTGCTAAGGTATACTAGCTAGCTTATTGTTGGATTAGTACCGATCGATCGGTCTCGTTGTGACTGATCGATGGGTTGCTTTCGGTCTAAATAGACCAGATGCCGTCCAGCCGTATAGGCTCGCGCGCGCAAGCGAAGGCGAAGCAATCAGCCAATCATGCGTGCAGTCTCTTTCCTCTCCCGAGCCCAGGAAGCGAAGGCACCTAACGTCGCAAAGCGACTTTCCCATCTTGCATACATGTGATTTTGTTAGTTAGTGTTCGTGTTGCATTGCAGATTACTACGTGATTATGAGTTGCTTAATTGATACGGATAAGAATGTGCTTTATTGCAGGGTGGAAAGCTTCATCGAGCACCAGGACGCGTGCAACTCCGGCCGGATCCGCGGCGAGGTGCTGTCCGTGCCGTCGACGctcccggtcatccgtcacgcCGTACCACCGCATCCGCCTGCTGTGGCGacggcagcgccgccgccggagctccAGCTCCTCCCGGTCTCTACGGCAGCGCCGTTGACCACCGCGGCCGGTctgtccaccaccacctccaccgcatCCCATGAACGCCACGCGACGACGAAGCTGCAGCTCTCCATCGGCCCCGCCATCGCGTCCTCCAACGGCGTCGTCGCCTCCAACACAGCGGTGGAGGAGGGGGACGAGCTGAGGCGCGCGATGGAGGAGAAGGCTGCGGCCGACGCGGCGCGGCAGCGGGCGCGCGacgaggccgcggcggcggagcgcgcgctggaggaggcgcgcCGCGCACGGCATCGGGCCCGGGCCGACCTCGAGAAGGCGTGCGCGCTGCGGGACCACGCCGCGCGGCTCCTCGCGCATATCACCTGCCACGCGTGCCGGCAGCGCTCGCTCGCCGTGTCCATGGCCGTCGCGGCGGGCGGCGAGGGCCACGGCGGGCCGGCCGTGGCCTGCGACTCCATGAGGGGAGGAGGCGTAGGAGCAGGCATCTAGTGTGCATGCGTGCACTGCACGACTTGAGTCTGTGCACGTAGTTTCGTAGGCCATTTCGATCAGTGATGCCGTGTCTGGCGATTAAGATAGCAATGCTCTGTACTGCATGCAGTGACGCGCCCCTTAGCTTTCAGGGTGCTACTTGTTACTTTGGCTCTGGTAATTAAAGCTATGGGATGCCATGTCAATCCCATAAGTTAATATTCCTACCTTTTTCTCATTGCTGCTCTAGTTTATCTAAAGGATCGAGTGTAAGATATTCGATTCGAATTTGCGATCATGGGAACCAAGGGTCCAAGCGCGTTGTTGCCTTATAACTCTCAAGTCGAGAATTTTGGCAACCCAAACACTACATCGGGAAAGCAACAAATCCTCTGTAGTCGAGAATTTTGGTGACCCAAACACTACATCGGGTAAGCACTAAATCCTCTAGTCAAGCACTAAATCCTCTAGTCAAGGATTTTGGTGACCCAAACACTAAATCGGGTAAGTAACAAATCCTGTATAGTTGAGGATTTTGGTGACCCAAACACTAAATGGGGTAAGCCCAAACCCTAACTCTCCGGATCTTCACCGGAGAAGGGTCTCGTCGAATATTTGCTGAAGACAGATGAAGGGGGGTTACATCATGAAACATGGCACGCATTAGATGGAAAATCAAAGCCCTCAGATCTTGTTGACTATGCATCTATTTGCTCTACACTAGCCTTGACCGCTCTCCCACGTCGTCGCAAGATATTTCCATTCTGGAATGGATCCTTGACCTGGATTTGCTTTTTCATGCGAGTCTAGACCGATTGATGGTGGGACAAGATGATATGGTTTTTCCCTTGAAGAATTTCCTTGTGTTTCGCCAATTATACAAATTTATTTTTACGGTTTTACTAGATAGGTCGTTTGGTTTTTTTAAGtgcaaatcaatttttttgGTCAATTTCCATTTTGTATCGAAGAAAGAAAACTAGAAATGCATGTTtttattatataattttatttttatatgaaagGACACGCCTCGGTTTATTGGAAAGCTAAGAGGATGATTTAAACTTCATGAAAGGTAGTACTATGCTAAGGAAAAATAAGTTAAAAAAACATGAGAAGTATGTGGACATCAAAAGAACCCCAGATGTTAGATGGGCCTTTCATATGGTGCTGGACCGGGATTCTACTCTTCTCTTCGGCTTGGACCGACCGGCATTAGTGCGTGTGCCTCACTGCAAAAGTGGGTATTGCATCAACAGGGTGGCCTCCCTTTTGCAAAAGGAACCAAAAAATACCTTTACTCCCCTGGCCTGGCCTGCGTTCTTCACGTGTACAGCTTTTACCGCACGGGCACGCCAGTCAGGGCCAGCGCAATCCATTTCATCCAGTGCTGAATGCTCTGTAAAAAACACTACTCTCTGGCCTCTCACTGCAGAGAGAAGTGAGTACTAGCGAGAATATGTTCTCTGGCCTCTCGCCTGGGGACGTGCGCTTCAGCTTTTACTATGGtatgttcacaattttttttggcttctcCCGGAAAAGAAAAGCACAACATTGGCTCaggtaaaaaaaaatggcaactTAACCAAACCATGGTTATTAGTATTTTGAAGCAGAGTAATCACGAGAAAATAATCAGTttgatgcaatttttttatttaggcATACTTTCAGTCACGACTCATGAGCTGTTCTTTGGGGTTTAACCTTGAATGAACTTAGTGTTCAGTAACCCCGCACAAATTGTTCAGTAAAACTATCAAAAGGACTTTAGTAGTTTAGTTAGATCCAAGTTGCAATAAAGTATTTATTTCATACGGTCAAAGAATTGAGAATTGAGCGTTGACCTCGGCGTAGAGTATTCTTTATCCATAATAATCCAGGGaaaatgatgtttttttttcctgagaaGGAGGGCATGTGATCTGCCGATTT
The nucleotide sequence above comes from Phragmites australis chromosome 4, lpPhrAust1.1, whole genome shotgun sequence. Encoded proteins:
- the LOC133914411 gene encoding protein indeterminate-domain 16-like, producing MALVKSHHQMLASSSNSSSSPSASHKRQPPAPPPPPSSSTSCLADQPSPAKRKRRPPGTPDPDAEVVALSPRTLLESDRYVCEICGQGFQREQNLQMHRRRHKVPWRLVKRAPPGSSGEDGGSTGGGGAAGARKRVFVCPEPSCLHHDPAHALGDLVGIKKHFRRKHGGRRQWVCARCAKGYAVQSDYKAHLKTCGTRGHSCDCGRVFSRVESFIEHQDACNSGRIRGEVLSVPSTLPVIRHAVPPHPPAVATAAPPPELQLLPVSTAAPLTTAAGLSTTTSTASHERHATTKLQLSIGPAIASSNGVVASNTAVEEGDELRRAMEEKAAADAARQRARDEAAAAERALEEARRARHRARADLEKACALRDHAARLLAHITCHACRQRSLAVSMAVAAGGEGHGGPAVACDSMRGGGVGAGI